One Campylobacter concisus genomic window, TAAGTAATTTATAAGTATTTTTATGCTATACAATCAATTATAAGCAAAAACCCCTTGATATATCGTGCTTTTTAAAACATAAAATCATTTTTTTATTCTACTTACTATCAAATTCATTGACTCGGCTATAAAAAAAGATTATAATGCTCACAATTTTTAAAAATATATTAATTTAAAAAGGAACCAACATGAATAAAACTAATTAAAAGCAGAGGTTCTATTTAAGTATTTAGTTAAAGAGAACCTCTACGATAAGTTGCGAGAACCCTTATTGTAATCGTTCTCTACTTTTAAACTACTTAAATAAAAAAACTTCATTAGTACCAACCATATTGAGTTTATTGGGCACGCTATAAGTATGTCTATTTTGGTGAGATAGCTATTGCTGTCTTTATAAAATTTTTAAAAAGTCATAGGAGGAAAAATATGACTAGTAAAAAAATTATTTTAAATGATTTAAAGGCTATTAGAAAAAATAAAACAAAACAGGAGATTAAACAAGCATGCCTTGAAGTCTTGTTTCCACGACAAGCTACGATCAAAGAGTGTAGGCTAGTAATCGAAGGTCGTTTTAACATCAAGCTATCAAACAAGGAGTTTTCCAAATGGAGGAAAGAGTATGATGCAAAAGACACACATCAAACCTCTCATACAGATCAAATTCCTGAGGTTAAAGAAGACAAAAACAACGATGAGGAGCTAAGCAATGGCACTAACAATCAAGAGTAGCGATACAGCAGTTGCGGCAAATGCCGTAATTGCTCTACAAGAGCATATCGAAATGGGCAATAAGGCTAGTGAAAATATTAGAAATAATATTGAACTTTTTAATCAAACCGCAGATAGCTTTGATAAAAGCTTTAAAGAAAAAATAGAGCTAATAAAGCAAGGAAATACCGAACTTATAAGTGCAGCAAAAGAGGCCCGAAACAACTTTCAAAATACTCTAAAGAGTGCAGATAAAACTATATCAAAGATTAACTCATCTTTTAGCTCTTTGATGAAAAAGATAGTATATGCATTAATTGCCTTTTTATTTATAGAAGCGACCTTCTTTTTGGGCTACTTGTTTTATGATAGCCATAAGACAAATGAAACCAAAGCTGCACTACAAAATAAGCTAGATAAAGCACTTTATAACGTGTCTAATCTTAAAGGCTTTATCATTCATATCTACAACCAAGATAGCCAAAAAGCTAGCGAAGATTTTACTAAATGGCTAAACACAAATGGTGACAGCAGTGTTCAGCAGTAAGCAAATTTTTCTAATAGCAAGACACATACAATGTATGACACTTCGTTTTCATACCTTGTATAATCTTGCTCTGCCGAGGGCTACAATGCGAGATATAAGAAGCGTTAAAACGCTTCATCTCGCTAACAAATTTTATGAAAGGATATCATATGCTAAAAAACATTAAGGATAAAGTGCTCTCCACAAGGATAACTTATCAACAATATGATAAGTTATCTAAAATAGCTCTAGAGTTAGATATGTCAAGATCAGAAATTATTTCCTATCTTATTGATAATGGAATTACAAACTCTGAACCCATAAAAAAGAAGGAGCTAGATCCAGCAATCCTTGCAAATTTTTCTAGACCTTTTAATAACATTAATCAAATAGCAAAGAAACTAAATATAGCTTATAAGACCAGTGGCAATATAGATTTAGAAGTGATACTGCGAGCACAAGAAGATTTGTACAAAACTCAATCAGTGCTAACTGAAATTTTAAGCCTAATAAGGAGTAGATATGATAGTTAAGATCTCAAAGGGAGAAAAGGGCATAGCCGATTATCTAAAAACTGGCAAGAAAAGAGATTCAAAGCTAACTAGAGATGAAAAAGATGATAGATTGCCACTGGCTGGAAATTTAGATCTTATCGAGATGTCTGAAAGGCACCAGATAAAGAAAAAGAATAAGAAACATAACTACTATCATATATCCTTGTCATTTACTTCAGAGGAGTGGAGCAGACTATATGAAAGTGGCAATATAGATGAGCTTATAATGGATTTTTTGAGGCTAACTTTCCCAAATCACGACATAGATGAGCTACTTTTTTATGCTGAAGCTCATCTGCCTATAATAAAAGAAGAGCCATATATTCCTCGTCCAGAAGGGGCGCTAGAAAATAGAACATTAAACAAGAAACATAAAAACGGTGAACCTTTAAAAAGAGAGCCTCATATTCATCTAATAGTCTCTTTTGAAAATATGAAATTTACTCATAGCGTAAAAACTGGTGGAGTAATATATACAAAAGGTGCAGCCAAGCAACAAGTAAAAGCTATTATGGCTAAATCAGCAGAGAAATTTAAAAGAGTAGTTAATGACATCTTATCTAACAAGTATGGATTAAATAATATAGAGCCTTTAAGTATGGATGAAGACCAACTAAAAAAGCAATATGAAAGCTTTAAAAGTGCAGCACAAAAGGTTAAGAAAGGCAAAGAAAAAGATACGCAGATGAAGATAGAAACGGATGTAGTGATCGAGCCAAAAGCAAATATAAAAGAGCACAATATAAGTGTTGAAGAGCTACTAGCTGATGCTAAAAATTCTACAGCTGATTATATATTAAGAATGATAGAAGAAGATGAGAGTTTCAAAAAAGACTACTATGATAGGGCAAAGAGACTTAATGCAGTGGATATAAGGGAATTTTTGCCTATGATCAATGCAAAATTTAACATCACTGCAAAACCTGAAATGGTAAATGACAAATATAAAGTAAGAGTGGATGGTTTTAAGGGAACTTATAATCTAACTGACCTAATGTGTAAGATAGTCTATAATGGCAGAAAAGGAGCGTTGTTTCACGTAGTTAATGAGCTAGAGCAAATGCTTATAGAGCTTCAAGCTAATAAAAATGAGCCAAAGATAACATTAAGTGTAAGTAGTGACTTTGGCACGCCAAATAAAGACCCAAAAACTCAAGTGTTAAATAGCTGGAAAACAATACAAATAGAGCCATACAATCTAAAATCAATACTTAAAAACTATTCAGCTATATCAGTGGCAACTTTTAAAGATAAAAGTGAAGAAGCTGGTAATATTGATAGTATAACTCCTACGCTTATATATGATATAGATAACTCTAAATTTAGTGCAAATGATGCTCAAAATTTACTACAAAGTAAAGGAATAAAAGGCTTCATATACCCAACCACATATCAAACACCAGACACAAAAGTAGAGAAATTTAAACTCATCATACCCACAACAGATGCTCCAAGCTTAAATGAATATGA contains:
- a CDS encoding plasmid mobilization relaxosome protein MobC, which translates into the protein MLKNIKDKVLSTRITYQQYDKLSKIALELDMSRSEIISYLIDNGITNSEPIKKKELDPAILANFSRPFNNINQIAKKLNIAYKTSGNIDLEVILRAQEDLYKTQSVLTEILSLIRSRYDS
- a CDS encoding aminotransferase; this translates as MIVKISKGEKGIADYLKTGKKRDSKLTRDEKDDRLPLAGNLDLIEMSERHQIKKKNKKHNYYHISLSFTSEEWSRLYESGNIDELIMDFLRLTFPNHDIDELLFYAEAHLPIIKEEPYIPRPEGALENRTLNKKHKNGEPLKREPHIHLIVSFENMKFTHSVKTGGVIYTKGAAKQQVKAIMAKSAEKFKRVVNDILSNKYGLNNIEPLSMDEDQLKKQYESFKSAAQKVKKGKEKDTQMKIETDVVIEPKANIKEHNISVEELLADAKNSTADYILRMIEEDESFKKDYYDRAKRLNAVDIREFLPMINAKFNITAKPEMVNDKYKVRVDGFKGTYNLTDLMCKIVYNGRKGALFHVVNELEQMLIELQANKNEPKITLSVSSDFGTPNKDPKTQVLNSWKTIQIEPYNLKSILKNYSAISVATFKDKSEEAGNIDSITPTLIYDIDNSKFSANDAQNLLQSKGIKGFIYPTTYQTPDTKVEKFKLIIPTTDAPSLNEYDEYIKEITRELGLYNIVNNSSLHPSKFHYTPVPGSELVSISGKTFDNTRAIEDAGLKTDINNMDIKAIYEDLQNLRKYELSHEPKDTNSHIKRASYQAISSKIPIKELIEYFDENTVVKKYKDYQILFNNNSRYLYLPEENTAYSFNQNRHYTPYIYIRDKFYEAARKIKTGFLNDGVIKKLGLKQNEYEGFVKGIDGHLDINRCYLAFINRTESFKKYLPDIVKINYQGLIYNIKTYMKDWQDMQGFNKLKERYKTDKISLINDYISFGSLKITKQELHDQGLDKDFGVEQSTQQSNEIEGKEQNVKSGYDSLER